A segment of the Triticum urartu cultivar G1812 chromosome 1, Tu2.1, whole genome shotgun sequence genome:
AATGCGTCTCTTGTACTCTGCTGGATCCTgcaaagcaaaagaaaacaaTGTGAATGAGCCCTAAAAAAACAATGTGAATGGATGATACTGAAGGACTAACGGATGAAAGAATATTGTTCAGTTCTTAATTCTAACCTGGATAAAGAGGTGATAACCATCAGTCTGGGCAGGATCAGCTGGATTAGGTTGATCAAGCAAATCCTGTATTCCAACTAGAATCTGCTTAACAGTGATGGCAGGTCTCCAACCCTGAGAATATGCAACTTGAACTGTAAATTTGGTGGTGTGCTATTTCAATAAAACCTAAGAAAATAGCTTTGCTGCGCTTACACTATCCTCATTAAGAATCGAGAGGCAGACCGTCCCTGAAGGATAGACATTTGGGTGGAAAAAACCCTGCGGGAACTTGCACTTGGGAGGTTTGCTAGGGTAGTCCTCACTGAAATGGAGAGTAAGTGGGTAGTATCCACTTTCCCAATCAGTCTGCGCAAATGACGAGGGAGTAGTTAAGACACTTCAGTAAAAAAATCCAGACCTTTTGGAATGAATTAACAGGGACGACAAAACAAGAAACAGATATACAAAGTGAGCAATGAGTTAACAGCATGACAAAACAAGAAAGAGAAATACGAAATGAAGAACATATATTCACCATAACAGTCATATCACAGAACTGGGAAAACAGATGCAAGAGATTAGCGAAGTCCACCAGATGCAAGGCAGAATGGTTTGACTGCACATTATCTATGTATACAGAAATTCCGTCCTACTCCTCCCCCTGTTGATCCAACAACTTTGCATGTCTGTGGCATTGTTGTGAATCCTTTCCCGCTAGTCTCAAAAAACGGCAGCAGGAAAGCATGGCATCTGCTAATCAGCCTCTCCTGCCTACATTTGCCATTTTAGGGATCCTATTGTAGTGTCAACCTCACCAAGGTCTGGACTATGAAAATGGAACATAAGTACCGATACTTTATTTAGCTTTGGCTTCAGGAAAGGCTTCTCACCAATAAAAATATTTCTAACCATGGAATCCCAAACAACACCATGTGCTCCCTATCACCTAATGTGATGAGCTTCCTGAAAACTCTACATGCCTGATCCTAGTGTGACCATACTCTTTTGGCATGTGGACTCTCATGGCCAAAACTGGTTTGATAAGCGAACGTTACACCTTGCTCATCATCAGTTCACTTTGCCAGCAGCCTGGAGGTTTTCTTTTTCAGCAGCTATCAGTGACGAGTTGACGACTCTTTGATCTCAGACTCTCAGTGCAAGCAGCAATCAGCCTAGCTGCAAATTCTGGTCTCACGCGGCCACGCACGCCGCCCAAGATCACCACTTCTCGCGCACGTCGTGCCTTGTGAAAACTGCGGACTGCGCTCTATGCCTCTTTTGTAAAGTGTACTATATATACACATGAATGGATGAGCAGCACCGTAAGGTGCATTGCATACTCCTACGGCTTGTCTACACTcagttgtactccctccgttccaaaatagatgacccaattTTATACCAAGtttagtataaagttgagtcatctattttggaacggagggagtagcatatAGCTACTGCAGTTGGCACATATTAAGGAACACAACAGACGCGTTTTTGAGCAATGCACACCTACAGAAACGTCTAGCTGAGCACATTAAGCATGATGTTTATCTTCTAAAGCTCGGTGCAGTTTGGGTTTCGATGGGTTTGTTTCGCAGCACCCACTACCACTAGACACGAGTAGTCGTTATTAATTTTCTTTTATTGAGGTCTGATCTTTTTGGACCTGATTGTTTGATCATGTAAAAACTTCTTTTCTTCTTAAATGCATTGGCAGTACACCTGCCTgattcctcaaaaaaaaaaaggCATGGCCAGATAACTTGAGCTCCCTGGTCACATCAGAGTGGGTAAAGGCAAATCGTGTTATAGAGAAGTATCTATCCTCATGTGGCCAAAATTATTAACTTTTTGCTTGGGTTTCTGTGGCTCATGTTGTGTGTTTCATCTCTAGCCTGCACAAACATGCTTGGGAATGAAGGCTTTGTTGCCACTGATGTTGTATTACAGTTTTGTTGTACGCAAAGTATGGACAAAAGCCACATTAGTTCTATAGCTCCTAGGTTGGGGTAACAGATACGCGATGAGGAAGAACTGAAGATTAGTAACTTGTCACGAATAACATCACAGTTCCTAATACCCAATCCAACAAATAGGTAACATAATCCATAGATGAACCACCAGACATAGACCAAAGCACCCATCGAACCTAGTTTTAGTAGTCTACTACTGTAATAATACCACGAAAGTCCAGAAACCCTCAATTTTCACACACGCGCAATAGGCAATTGCGCAATACGGAGTATATCGCTATCAAAGACAGGCCCTTTGCCTCACAGACCAAACCAGATCGAATCGGGGTCGGGTGCTCCGCAGTTGCTCAAGTACTTACCCCCTGCTTTCCGGGGATGGTGCAGTTCCAGATCATGAGATTCACCGACCCGTCGGCCACCGTCTCCGGCTTCGCGACGAATCCCTGCGAACCAGAAGGACCAGATCAAGACCCGAATCGCCGGTAGGAGGGGCGGGGGGTGAGACGCGAAGAGGGAGGGGGATGATACGGACATGGGGGTGGTTCTTGCGCCAGGCCTTGCGCTCCTCCGCGAGGCGGCCCCGCGCGATCCCTCCTCCTGACatgggcggcggcggaggaggctgCTGGCTGCTCTCTGTCGCTGAGTCTGGGGTTTGGGTTTCGGAGTCTGCGCAGATGACGATGCGTTAGTTTTTCCTTTCCCTTTTatctctttcttcttttcttttccaGGGAAATATCTTTTCTCCCGAAAATTCGATTCTAGCCCAGGCTCGGTTCCTCCAGAAATCTCAGCCGCCCGCTCGCATTTAGATCCGCGCCTTCCTTGTATTTGAAGATGTACTATTTTCTTCAAGAAACTTGCGATATGTTCATCATTAATCATGGTGGTACAACGAACGTCAACACCAGAAATAAAATAGTTATATCCAAATTCATAAACCGGCTAGCAACGACTATAAGCACTGAAGCAAGTCGAAAGCGCGCCGTCGTCATCACCCTTCCTCGTGTTATGGTCCCGCTACTACCTTCACTCGATTTCACCACAGGATACGGAGTTTGTTGCAGATACTAGGGTTCTAGAGTAAGAAATGGGGAATCAGAGAAGAGAGATACCACTGTTCAGAGTTCAGTTTCTCCACACCTCACGCGGGAGGGGATCGACACCTACTTAACCCTACTCGTTGTGTCCCACTCTGAGCCTGAGTAGCGCTTGTTGGGATAGGCCTGGTGACATGGTCGTTCCAGTCCAGAGGCCACCGGGGTGGTTGAGCCATCCATACTGTCAGGTAGTGGGGTGACggtgacatgtacctagggtagggtcataggcctgacctagacgccGTACCCAAGGACACTGTCCTAGAGTCAAAGACACTCAAAGGACAACAGAAGATGCCGACTGAAAACACTTTGAagtgcaatccactcgaccaGTTATCCATTCGGATATCCCAATTTCATTCGACCAAGATAGAGTCGGTCgactgtaggatctagaagtagatgtgtctagagggggtgattagacacatagtgctaaagttgcaatttttaagctttttcggtttaagtggagtttaggcacaaattcaatacacacaatacatatcaagcaagcatgcaaagagtatatgagcagcggaatgtaaagcatgcaatttgcaagaatgtaaagggaagggtttggaaagatcaaacgcaaatggagacacggatgtttttcccgtggttcggataggtggtgctatcctacatccacgttgatggagacttcaacccacgaagggtaacggttgcgcgagtccacacagggctccacccaagggcaacggttgcgcgagtccacacagggctccacccacgaagggtccacgaagaagcaaccacccacaaagggtccacgaagaagcaaccttgtctatcccaccatggccatcgcccacgaaggacttgcctcactagcggtagatcttcacaaagtaggcgatctccttgcccttacaaactccttggttcactccacaatcttgtcggaggctcccaagtgacacctagccaatctaggagacaccactctccaagaagtaacaaatggtgtgtaggtaatgaactccttgctcttgtgcttcaaatgatagtctccccaacactcaactctctctcataggatttggatttggtgaaaagaagatttgagtggaaagcaacttgggaaggctagagatcaagattcatatggtaggaatggaatgtcttgatctcacacatgagtaggtggttctctctcagaacaaatgagttggaatgatgtgtgtgttctgttttctctctcatcgaatgagaagcaggtggaggggtatatatagcctccacacaaaatccaaccgttacacagttttccaatctcggtgggaccgaattataaaactcggtctgaccgaaatagtaaacctagtgaccgttaggaatttcggtgggactgacatgcaactcggtaggaccgatatggttagggtttgggcataacgtaatctcggtgagaccgattacgcaaactcggtgggaccgagtttggtaattagctaaccagagagttggccaggcaaactcggtgggaccgatttgctctttcggtgggaccgagtggaactcggtgagaccgaaaagttacaaaggggaaacactgagtttacattgcaatctcggtgggaccgattgcatatctcgatgggaccgagaatattgcaataggtaacagagagtttgcaatcccatctcggtgagaccgagatccctatcggtagaaccgaattgctagggtttggcagtggcttatgacaagtgaaactcggtggcgccggataggaaaaatcggcaggaccgagtttggcttagggtttaggtcatatgtggatatgggaaagtagttgagggttttggagcatatcattaagcacatgaagcaagaggctcattaagcaacacctcatccctccttaatagtattggctttttctatggactcaatgtgatcttggatcactaaaatataaaagtgaagagtcttgagcttgaagctttagccaatcccttgtccttagcatcttggagttcccacaacctttagtccatgccactccattgttgaacttatctgaaacatgctagatagaagtgttagtccaacaagagatatgttgtcatcaattatcaaaaccacctagggagcacttgtgctttcatcgACCACACGAAGAATCACTCGGAGAACAGAAGGTCTAAAGCCACTCAGGGCGGCAACGGTCAGGCGTTCACTCCGTAGTGTTAAAGGCCATTTATAGCTCTTTATagctagcgttaccagtaacgccttgtcttaatgtacattgaaccctgtaTAACTGAGGACTGGAGGGGTccggcgcactctatataagccatcCCCTCCTTGGgtacaagggttcgcaccccctgtaactctcacgcataatccagtcgaccaagcctccaggcaccgagacgtagggtatttacttcctccgagaagggcctgaactcgtaaattttgcatgcacaacctcaccatagctaggatcttgcctccttcTACGTACCCCATATCCTTACTGTCAGACTTACTCCCACGGCTATTGGCGTCCACCGTGGGGCCGGTGTCTTAGTGACTTCCGGTGAGGTTGCAGTTTTTCCGATCTCCATCAACATGGTTTCCGGCGGCGGTTTGGCTttgggccgcgagatccgtctcggcatGCTCATTTTCATcgtcgacgactccgcctggctccaGGAGGCCCCTCTCGATGTCGAGGCCctttgtgacgccctcgattcaatcgtacactaatcatacacgcaaatgtgtacgatcaagatcaaggactcatgtgaagatatcacaacacaactctagacacaaattaaaataatacaagctttatattacaagtcaggggcctcgagggctcgaatacataagttcgaaaacacaagagtcagcagaagcaataatatctgagtacagacatgagttaaacaagattgccttaagaaggctagcacaaaagcaacaatgatcaaaaaggcaagggctcctgcctgggagcctcctaactactcctagtcgtcgacggtcttcacgtagtagtaggcatcctccgggtagtagtagtcatcagtggcgtcgtctggctcctgggctctgtcatctggtcgcaacaatcgggtatggggggaaagaagtagcaaagcaaccgtgagtactcatccaaagtactcgcaagactttacatcagatctaaactaagtatgcatctgtatcaaaggaatgggttgtatctgtgaactaaactgcagaatgccagaagggaaggggaaagcctagcctatcgaagactagcatcttctagaaaccaccatcttgcagcaacaggagggagtagaatagcataaagtaaagtagcagtaatgttatcaacctcggccagagatcctttctcgactccctgcgagaaagcaatcccagagccatactatccagttatcatctcatatccaagtctcatctccatgtctcatctcaagtaaccagttctagttgtatcgatcgagatacaactccaagtgtccgttaccatagatgttttcttccctgcaagggtgcaccaacttacccaccacgctcgattaactccggccggacacactttcttgggtcatgcccggcctcggccaaacaatacgccgcaacccgacctaggctcaATAGAGAGGCCAacacaccggtctaaatcctatgcccccaggggtcatgggccatctccccaggaactcctgcacgttgcgtacgcggtcggtgagcagacctagctacctccttcaacaaggtaggagcttacgcagtccaacccggcgcgcgccgctcagtcgttgacgtctattaagcttcggctgatgtatacgacgcagaacgccatactatgcccacgtgatggttagtgctatcaggccagaggcccctcggatcaaatatccaaatcatagtggattaggaacgcgcggtaacgagcagagactcacgatcgatgtgaccccgtcgccccgtctcgagtacttgcggcaagggctaagaatgcccggccacgcctcgtaagtatctcgcgggcaccttccaggtcaacccgactccacatcactcgctattaagctcgcgcgagtacccctcagggtcgacccatctttagtaacatggatcagtgcaaagtcatagtaaccatattaacggtgtgtctaacaccaaagggaaaacccgaggaatcacccccaatgaattccactcgatgttgtcatcaaggtgaacgtaagaggatccaccctcgaggttcacatttgatgggttgcacgacagagccgtatcggaagtggttaaggaggaaatcaccctcgatgacctcgaccgtatagctacactacggagatctcatcaggagtgatgtaagaggttccaccctcggtactcgatggtaactctgcagagtcgtacaactaggggggtgatgtgcggtgtcggtgcctggacgtcgatcacgttgatcgagtcatcgaacataaagcgaggcaactgggacaaggtggggggtcactgatggatcactaaccaacctatactaagcagtttaggataagcaggtaaggtatgaaagcaggtaacaacaacatgctatgcatcagagtaggatcatacataaagcagtagcagttctaatgcaagcatgagagggaaaaaaatgggcgatatcgaaatgctcaagggggttttgcttgcctggttgctctggcaaggaggggtcgttgGGGATGTAGTCGTACTCAGGCGCATCAACGTCGGTCTCAGGGtctaccggagaagaagaggtgggagaaacagtaaatacgaGGCAAACAAGCATCACAAAATATAACAAGGCAAAACGCGGTGCCAGGGGTGAGCTAACGCAGTACTAGGCGATActggtgaagggggaaacatccgggaaagttttcCCAAAGTtaggcattttcggacagatgaaacggagggggaCGGTTGCAGGTTTGATATGGTAGGGACGTGTGGCGGACAAACGGGTTGCGTATctgaattcgtctcgtcgttctaagcaactttcatatagaaaacatttcatctgagttacgagttattttatatgaatttccAAAGTTTAAGCAATATTCTGAAATTATTATTAAAACTAAAATAGGGGTTATtacatcagcatgacatcagcagtcaaccgAGTTGACCAAAGTCAACCCTAACGTGTGGGGCCGTTCTGTCATAGTCTAACAACTAATTAACCGTTTTAATTAACTAATCAAGTTAATTAGGCACTAAACagagttaattaagttaattaattacctaattaattaattaattactgatataattaattaattaattattattttaAACGTTTTTGGGGCGGGCCCCTCTGTCATAGGCCTATCTGGCCAGGGCGGGCCCTCTGTCATAGGCCTATCTGGCCAGGGCGGGGCCCCTGtggtcagtgacccagggtgGGGCGGCGGCTGTGGCCGGCCAGCCACGGCTGTGCCGCGCGCACGCGGCCACTGGCGAAGCCAGGGCACGGCGAGGCCGGCCGGAGCAGCGGCTAGGGCTTCGGCGGCCAGGGCGGAGCAGCAAGCTGCAGTGGTGGGGACGTGCGGGGCCGATGGCCAGGGGGTGCGGCCATGGAGCCTCGGGCACGAGCTGAGCAGCGTGCGGGCGACGGAACGGCGCAGCGACGTGGCCGGGGGCGCGGGCGCGCGCGCGGAGGCGCGGCCGGATCCGGTGatgggagagagaggggcggACGAGGCTCACCCCGTTTGTAGATGAACGGGGGCGGCGTGGCTCGACGGAGTCCGgtgaggaggaggacggggacgagTGAAGGGGACAGGGAGCGTCgacgaggaggagacgaggaTGACGGGGCGGCGTCGCGGCGTCGGGGAGGCGCGGTCAGGGGAAGGCCGTCGCCGTCGGGCGGCGCGGGGCAGTAGCGGTGATGGGAGGCGCTGGTCAGCGCCAGCGCGGGAGAGTCGGGGTCGGCGGAGGCGGGGTCATGGGGTCGAGCGCCGGTGAGGAGGTGGTGGCACGAGGCGGCGATGGTGGGTGCCGACGGCGTCGAGGGCGGGGCGAACGGCAGCGAGCGTAGGGGCGCTGCCCCAATCTGGATCGGGATGAGGGGAGAGACGAGGGAGGGAGTGAGGGGGGTCTGGGCTAGGGTTTGGTGGTGGGGAGGCCTAACTAGGCCGCGGTTGGGCCGGCTGGCCAGTTGGGCCACGTGGGTCGGCCAACTGGGCCGTCTCGCCCAGGAGGAAGAGttgttttcctttttttatttttattttcagCAGCATTTTTGCCTTTTCTTTTAGCCACTAATGACTTTGCAAAATTATTCCACTGGCTAAAACAAATCCAAAGAATTATTgtgcactgccacaaaaagtttggggCCTTCAGGAGTTGTCCAAGCATTTTTAGAAAATGAAAAGGACATCTTAAATACTGCTGGACCAGATAATAAATTCTCAGGGGCAATTTGGAAATTCCAAAAATGTTGGATTCAACATGAAAAATATCTAGGGATTATTTGCCATAGGATGAACTATTTTATTTGCATGAAAGAAGAAGCAAATATTTGACAAGCAATTTGAATTTGAAGCAGATTTTGGACAAGTGGCATTTTGGCATGATGATCATGATGACATGACCTTCATTAGGGGGAGATTACTGTAGTGTGATGCTGGGTATGTTACACCCTTCTCGTCCGTGGGGCGGCACACTTTCACGCGAGTGCGTGCGACGTCCTCCTACATCAGCCGTCGACCTAGTATCGGTCGGCTCCGCGTCATCCACACTCCCTGCTGTTCGCCGTCGCAAGTGATCTGGTCAATCGCAGCTTCAgtggtgggtgaagcatgcggtgggccgccagtcggccacccctcaagtcgcggcaattGAGCCTGATTAATCTCTCTACGGACtattcgacctgtcgactggttCCGCTGAGACCCTGTCTGAGTCCGGGAGCAGCGACCCTGCGGCGGAAGTCCTGATGGTCGACACGTCGTGTAGCCTGCCTGGTTTCCATCGTAGTGGTGGCGGAGATGGTGGCGGCGGTCCGTCGCATGGTCATGATGAGTATCATCCTGAAGCCCTCAGTTCGGAGGAGAGGGAAGAGCTGCATCGTCGCAATGTGGAGGCTCCACACCCCCATCATCGGAGAGACCTCTGAGGCTCGGGCCTTGGAGGCCGCGCGCCTAGCCACCTTGGCTGAGCACACGCGCCTGGAGAATCTCCAACATTCACTCGACGAACGCGCTCGTCGGCAGATCCCCGAATCCAGTCAACATCATCGACAATTGTTTCCGCCTGAACCTCAAGTATATCGCACACCGATCCAAAACCTTGCAGCTGCaacccgtatagcagagtcgattcagccatCTCGTTCAGAGGCTGGGAGAGGTTTGCTGCAGATCCGAGCGCTGCTCCGGGCAGCGAGGGAACAAAACTCTGCCGTTTATCAGTCGCgcaataggatccatagcagatatGTGATTgcagacacagttcagtcggcTCATAGTCCAAGATCGCCTCCGCGGCGTGAGGATCGCGGGCACCGCCAGGATCAACACCTGGATCGGAGCCATGGACCGTATGATCATCGATTCGGCCATGATGACCACCGTCGAGTGCCAATGCCCCCTCCGAGGGGCGGATCGTACGTGCCCCAGCGGTATGATGACAGGCGCCCGTATGGTGATGAGCGGAGAGCTCCAGTCGACCCAAGAGAACCCAAGTTTGATGCGAGATCTCTTCTCATACAAAATCTAGTCGACCGAGGTCGGGCACACAGAGAGGGACAAGATGTACACCACCCGAGTGGAAGTCGAGTGCATGTTTCTGGACCTGAGTGTTTCAGTAGAGCCATCCGAGCTGCAGAGATCCCGcccaacttcaggttggtgaCGGGCATGAGCAAGTTCACCGATGAATCGAAGCCCGATACTTGGTTAGAGGATTACCGAGTGGCAGtgcagattggtggcggcaacgatgatgtagccatgaagcacctccCCTTGATGCTTGAGGGTTCGGCCAGagcttggttgaatcagttggcccCTGGCAGTATTTTCAGTTGGGAAGAGTTGGCCCGAGTGTTTATCAAAACGTTCGAGGGCACTTGCAAGCAACCTGCTGGGCTGACTGAATTAAAACATTGTATCCAGAAACCGAATGAGACTTTGAGAGATTACATTCCGAGATGGACTACCCTTCATCATATAGTGGAAAATGTGTCACAGCACCAAGCAGTTTGCGCCTTCAAGGAGGGCATTCGGTACAGAGAGCTCAACCTGAAGTTTGGTCGAACAGGAGACATGACTCTGGCCCGaatgatggaaatagccactcAGTATGCTAATGACaaagaggaagaccgactccgcAGTGGCAAGAATAAACCAGTCGC
Coding sequences within it:
- the LOC125512292 gene encoding SUMO-conjugating enzyme SCE1-like, whose protein sequence is MSGGGIARGRLAEERKAWRKNHPHGFVAKPETVADGSVNLMIWNCTIPGKQGTDWESGYYPLTLHFSEDYPSKPPKCKFPQGFFHPNVYPSGTVCLSILNEDSGWRPAITVKQILVGIQDLLDQPNPADPAQTDGYHLFIQDPAEYKRRIRLQAKQYPALV